The Anopheles coluzzii chromosome 2, AcolN3, whole genome shotgun sequence genome window below encodes:
- the LOC120948123 gene encoding general transcription factor IIE subunit 1 has protein sequence MGDQRYVTEIPSSLKQLARFVVRGFYTIEDALVVDMLVRNPCMKEDDICELLKFERKMLRARIAILRNDKFLQVRLKMETGPDGKAQKVNYYFINYKTFVNVVKYKLDHMRKRMETEERDATSRASFKCSNCKKTFTDLEADQLFDFATSEFRCTYCGNTVDEDSSALPKKDSRLLLAKFNEQLQPLYDLLRQVEGIKLAPEILEPEPVDIDTIRGIAKPSTKAPTEQWSGEATRSSGFVVEETRVDITIGDSDTIDTATQRKDRPVWMTESTVISNDMDDNSVDAILEKAAFTSTQPPSGGGSGAAGTNSSTATNVISSRSRKDADDIMSVLLQHEKQSASSAANEAVRGLGQSNDGGNSSDTSDDDRDIESAEIPSVEIMDSASDDDMPTVTVAGKPYPLDEINDTLIADMTPQEKETYIQVYQDHFSHIYD, from the exons atggGTGACCAACGGTACGTGACGGAGATACCGAGCAGCCTGAAACAGCTGGCCCGGTTCGTGGTCCGCGGGTTCTACACGATCGAGGACGCGCTCGTCGTCGATATGCTGGTGCGGAATCCCTGCATGAAGGAGGACGACATCTGCGAGCTGCTCAAGTTCGAGCGCAAGATGCTGCGCGCCCGGATAGCGATACTACGCAATGACAAATTTCTCCAGGTGCGGCTCAAGATGGAAACCGGGCCGGACGGGAAGGCGCAGAAGGTGAACTACTACTTCATCAACTACAAAACGTTCGTGAACGTGGTCAAGTACAAGCTGGACCATATGCGCAAGCGGATGGAGACGGAGGAGCGGGACGCGACGAGCCGGGCGAGCTTCAAGTGCTCCAACTGCAAAAAGACGTTCACCGATCTCGAGGCGGACCAGCTGTTCGACTTCGCGACGAGCGAGTTCCGCTGCACGTACTGTGGCAACACGGTGGACGAGGACAGTTCCGCGCTGCCGAAGAAAGACTCAAGACTGCTACTAGCCAAGTTTAACGAGCAGCTGCAGCCGCTGTACGATCTGCTGCGGCAGGTCGAGGGTATTAAGCTGGCGCCCGAAATACTAGAACCAGAACCAGTAGATATAGACACCATACGGGG GATTGCCAAACCCTCCACCAAAGCACCGACAGAGCAATGGTCCGGCGAAGCCACCCGGTCCAGCGGGTTTGTCGTGGAGGAGACGCGGGTAGACATTACGATCGGGGATAGCGATACGATCGACACGGCGACGCAGCGCAAGGACCGGCCAGTCTGGATGACCGAATCGACCGTCATCTCGAACGACATGGACGACAACTCGGTCGACGCAATACTGGAGAAGGCCGCCTTTACCTCAACGCAGCCGCCCTCGGGTGGCGGTTCGGGCGCGGCAGGTACGAACAGCAGCACCGCCACGAACGTGATATCGAGCCGCAGCCGGAAGGATGCGGACGACATTATGTCGGTGCTGTTGCAGCACGAAAAGCAGAGCGCGAGCAGTGCGGCGAACGAGGCGGTGCGCGGTCTCGGCCAGAGCAACGACGGCGGTAACTCGAGTGATACGAGCGACGACGACCGGGACATCGAGAGTGCGGAGATACCGAGCGTGGAGATCATGGACTCGGCGTCCGACGATGACATGCCGACGGTAACGGTCGCCGGCAAGCCATACCCGCTGGATGAGATCAATGACACGCTGATAGCGGACATGACGCCGCAGGAAAAGGAAACCTACATCCAGGTGTACCAGGACCATTTCAGTCATATttacgattaa